The genome window ACGCAACGGCCCTTCGGCATGCCAGCGCTCTTCTCCAACGAAGAGTTCATGAGCGCTTTGCATGAAGTTGCCGCCCAGGTCTATGCTCGCGTGCAGGCCCGCAAGCCCGGCGCCACGCTCATCCTCGACAAGCATCCGGCTTACGTGCGGCATCTCTCCGCGATCGCCGCGCTGATGCCGGGCAGCAGGTGCATCCATCTTGTACGCGATGGGCGCGCTGCCATTTCCAGCATGCTTGCCGTTCCCGACCTCATGGGGCATTCGGGCACTTCAGTGCAAGCCGCTGCACAAGAATGGGCACAGAGCACTGCGATGGCGCAAGTCCACGGCGCCGCGTTCGGCCCCCGCTTCTGCACCGTGCGCTACGAGGAACTGGTATCCGGAACACCCGGCCAACTGGCGGCGCTCTTCGCATTTCTTGGGATCGACGACAATGAAGCGCTTTGCGAGTCCATCGCTGCGAATCACCATCGCGAGAAGGGCCTTGTTGCGCAAGGGAAGGGCGTTGCATCGGTTGTTCGCCGGACCTGGCAGCAACACTTCACCCTGATTGATCGCTATTGGATCGATGCCATCGCCGGGGCCCAGCTGCGCCATTGGGGCTATGCCAAGGAGGGCTGGTGGGCAATCGCTTCGGCCGATCGCCTGCGTATGGCGCTGTTCCCGCTGCGCGTGCGCCTCGGCGAGTCGCTTCGGGCGCTGAAGCGCATCTGGTCCTCGCCGATCACGCGCCAGGTGAGGCCCAGATCCAGAGGCGGACGGTAACTTGCACGACCCCCATGGCGGACACCCCGATCTACGTCACGCGCAGCTTCCTTCCTCCGCAGGAAGAATACATGGCCTTGCTCCATGAGGCCTACGAGAGCCACGTGCTCACCAACAACGGCCCCTTGCACCGCCGCTTGGAAGGCGCCCTGCGCGAACGGCTCGAAGCACCGCATCTGTTGCTGATGGCCAATGGCACGCTCGCGATCCAATTGGCGATGCGCGCGCTCGGCGTGAAAGGCGAGGTGATCACCACGCCCTTCAGTTACGTGGCCACCACCAGCGCGATCCTGTGGGAAGGCTGCACGCCGGTCTTCGTGGACATCCGACCCGATACGCTCTGTATTGACCCGGAAAAGATCGAAGCGGCGATCACGCCCCGCACCTTTGCCATCCTCGCAACGCATGTGTACGGCATCCCCTGCGACGTGGAGGCCATCGATGCCAGCGCCAAGCGCCATGGCCTGAAGGTGATCTACGATGCCGCCCACGCCTTCGATGTGCGCTACAAGGGCAGGCCCATCACTTCCTACGGTGATGCCAGCACCTTGAGCTTCCACGCCACCAAGCTCTTCCACACCGTGGAGGGCGGTGCTACCATCGTGCACACGCCGGAGATCGAGCGCAGCACCCGCCACCTGCGCAGTTTCGGCCATGTGAATGACGATCACTTCTCCCTGGGCATGAACGCCAAGATGAGCGAGGTGCACGCCGCCATGGGCCTGGCCGTGCT of Flavobacteriales bacterium contains these proteins:
- a CDS encoding sulfotransferase, coding for MSTARYHPILDPSRLVFIVGSPRSGTTWLSRMLGDHPQVAALDYELTLFSAYLAPVLSAWSKEAGRLERTQRPFGMPALFSNEEFMSALHEVAAQVYARVQARKPGATLILDKHPAYVRHLSAIAALMPGSRCIHLVRDGRAAISSMLAVPDLMGHSGTSVQAAAQEWAQSTAMAQVHGAAFGPRFCTVRYEELVSGTPGQLAALFAFLGIDDNEALCESIAANHHREKGLVAQGKGVASVVRRTWQQHFTLIDRYWIDAIAGAQLRHWGYAKEGWWAIASADRLRMALFPLRVRLGESLRALKRIWSSPITRQVRPRSRGGR
- a CDS encoding DegT/DnrJ/EryC1/StrS family aminotransferase produces the protein MADTPIYVTRSFLPPQEEYMALLHEAYESHVLTNNGPLHRRLEGALRERLEAPHLLLMANGTLAIQLAMRALGVKGEVITTPFSYVATTSAILWEGCTPVFVDIRPDTLCIDPEKIEAAITPRTFAILATHVYGIPCDVEAIDASAKRHGLKVIYDAAHAFDVRYKGRPITSYGDASTLSFHATKLFHTVEGGATIVHTPEIERSTRHLRSFGHVNDDHFSLGMNAKMSEVHAAMGLAVLPHMPDILRSRAALAEVYSQALIDADITRPVVPAGTEYNHAYFPILLRDGAKRQGVIEALAANGVHARRYFYPSLNKLPYMNGEAMPVSEDAADRALCLPFYPGLPEETARWIASIVNAVAGPRGQVGVVSESRMA